From the Heterodontus francisci isolate sHetFra1 unplaced genomic scaffold, sHetFra1.hap1 HAP1_SCAFFOLD_124, whole genome shotgun sequence genome, the window aggaatatatttgagtaattttagatacataaaccgcatgtctgaacagagaagatgcagacctgtctgtccagacagactgctgcaattatgttaaatgagcaaacgaaacATGTGAGGTACATTAGCAATTGCGATTGTCTGTAAAAAatcaatgaactaaacgactaattctatcaatatatgactgttggaccggaccaaagagggcagaaaacaggatctctctgcaaaatgttggacaggatcaggaagcgccTACGGGCAATTGAACTGTCGATGTGCAGACCTCCCGGctgaacagaaaccagtatttaatctggactggacaaaaatgattggactaattgcgtcaggcactttggagaataaacatcagcaatgtgacccatcagatacagaagtagaagacaaggagaagacacatggcttctgtaggggggcataaatgttgggtggagcttaacatctacctaactgaagaacaagatgacatactcgactctgtccagtgactgagtgtgtaataaccattcagcactgtaaacttctgacgtgaaacgctggaatgtattgatttccgcagtgtccgaagaaaatgcttactgtaaccaatcggtatcaaatctgaatcattaactatctcatatgttgtaagttccacatgtcgtatgcaaataaatgttcattggaacaacccgaaaacatctgcccacactcaagccaaaggagtgcaggttggcaggtaaattgaccattataaattgcccctagccgtggtagggaaatatcgggacagatggggatgtggtaggaatatgggattagtgcaggattattataaatgggtggttgatggtcggcacagtctcggtgggccgaagggcctgtttcagtgttgtatctctaaactaaacaaaactaaactacaGTCTGCATTatgcaacatccccagaacacatgcaTGCATTAACATGccacacaatgaaactttaaagtgtctagtccaaaacatctgtctacttttatacacaatcTAATGAAACTAGCACCAgaccaactcccacacagctacctccacttatatactatacagtcgaactgattgcaagcttggcgccggatttgataccacagctgagaatccaattccgtattctctttctcataaggccgttatctttcacctctatcatcattcacctcccttcctgcctcagcccatctgctgctgaaatgctcacccatgctttgttgcctgcagaatcgaatatttcaatgttctcctgggcgatcacccatcttgcatcctccagaaacatcagctcatccaaagttttgttgccttCCCTACATGAAGCTcctctcaggaacgccatggcactcgacgatctactggtttccctgcgatcaatacccagagtttccaaatatgatcttcatgttcagacaccttcatgctctccccctgcatcagtataaccatctccagcctgaatcatttcaggaGCTCTGCTTTTTTCTGAATACAGCTTGTTGcacttcacccacttcaattgcccacaactttcagttttgcctttaaccatctaacccccagatctgaatttccaccagaaatatttccgtgtctccggctcttcaaatccaaccatctgactaagaacaataacaagaaatgctggaatcactcagcaggtctgtcggcatctgtggaaaggagaagcagagttaacgtttctggtcactgacccaaaacgttaactctgcttctcttgccacagatgctgccagacctgctgagtgaatccagcatttcttgtttttgtttcagaattccagaatccgcagtattttgctttcatctgaCTAAACATTTcgtcacccactctaacatctctttgtttggctctgtgtcagttttctctccgtttacattcctgttaaaccccttgtgatgtatgtgttaattgacatttctgtaatacaaacgttcttgctgtttaattgtgtccgtgtcctctctctctgtacaccaccccagctccccaaccgcccaccatcctctccgactctcctcgagtgaaattactgctttgagaaacccaggaacaagtaaccgatattatcacttttctcagcagattagacatttcacttttatgtttttgtaaaagcagtgaagaatttgcttacctgaacacaggacccctacatccatactgtcagtgagagacgaattcaatgtgaataagatgcagttctggagctgcaattcgtttccttcacactggacatcattcacccagatgggtccttcactctctccgtcctttgaatagttataagcggctgtcgcttcaccacaacccagctgtgtacagactacattggcatcattcagggtccagtgtctatcctgcaatctcccccagctgccattgtagtaaatctccactctcccatcacaccagcttcccccgttagtcagaattagtgaccaattttcatctacaacatgaaacagattgagaatggtgaaactgaagcaaaatatctcagaatttactgccacccgaaaagtcattaatattaatggttactattcctgtcatcattgttcagaaggcttgttgaaagatcattttcaccattaccttttctctgtaaatacattttagagacgtaccgagtagcttacggttgctgaactggggacagagggtaaaatgaactgtaggtgatagccgagggactgaaggccgtcctcctgtccacatgcactgatattccagctctcgccctgtacttgaaaatatcatcaacttttcttccagtttaacctccttatattcacatggtccatcttcaactcttccattctcttcctcaacatctctgtctctgcttctggggataggttattaactaatataaagagtaaacccagtgactctcacagttaccttgtctatgcttcctcacaccccaattcttcgaattactctatcacattttttcacttgctccatctgcaatgtctggtgatgcaaacttccataccagtggttccagatatgtattcctttttcctcaaccgaggactctcctcccctcctcatccacccaccatggttgacagggccctcaagcacgtccattccattccccaaacgtctgctttcaccctttccccctcccggaataatgataggattctgattctcctaatcttccactccatcagcttccatattcaacagatcatcttccaccatttccaccacctttaatgtggtgccacgacaaagcacatcttccccttccctccacgtttaacattctgaagggaccattcgctctgtggcactctgattcactcttcaatcattctcagcaccccttcccccaggaccttcccatgaatgcgcaggaggtgcagccactgccctgttacctccacctttctcaccatccaagccgccaaatactgcttctaagtgaaacagcgattttcttgtactgccttctctttagtatactgtattcactgtattgactgatcatgataccgtctgctttacattgggacaccaaacataattgagtgcttactttgcacaacacctttgttcagtctgcaagctttacctttagcttccagttgcctgtccttttcattatttattctgctcccactctgacatctctctcctctttctccgacacagttccaatgaagattaacataagtttgagaaacagcacttcctctttccactagactctttacaggcttttggaatgaacactgaattcagcaatttcaggaaagattccctccccttttttggacgatgtcttgccttccaatttgcagctcctctcgaaatgtgtttttcacttggcccattcctatctctttctgccttgcattgtcccatttaccatttaattcttcctgccttccaccatatcacagattgttcctttcgttctttccttgctttcccctttctttaaaaactgttaaatctctaagttctgatgaaagatctgcaaactgtaaggttgattctgtttcttgcaccgcagatgctgccagaacttctgagtattttcagcacttactgtttttattacctatattttaaattgtgaaacgtgggagcaatttgcgttgagcaatgtcAAACGGACAGCGATCAgttaactgagcagataatctgttataagagggcgctggttgagggataactgggagaattgtaatttacatcaagtttgtgaaataatcaaagacatggcatattggtgaaataacgagttacttcactcactatcattttattgcccttaatgtaatggaaattaaaatttatctcatgctatttagttggaaacaagttcacagttttttctattgcacagctgatctttgcagagaattccatgataattcatatttgaacggccaacattgagaacagtttcaatgctcgagcaaaatttccattctatggcagtggtcctgggagcaaattgctgattctatagcccttgaataatgccctagatttaccacaaagagatattatatgagcgataagtactaatcacgagacattgtatgtattcaatgtttactggagtgaagctctttgattcatttgtaatttaattcagaccaataaaccgacaaacacatctcagaatcttagtgtcgaaggaagcatgggatcagcaaaactagtgaatcagcgacctgtggaaatagttaatgatgcttgacagcagaacagttggtgtatttcagttcaattgactgagatgactcacccgtacagatgacactggcgtcattttcatgggagcagctaaactgatcccaggatgaaacaggacactcccacaatcgcgtctcattcccccgacacctgtaactttccttccacactggaccggctcccttcccaaagtgagctcctcccgggattgaggttactgtcccacactgcaagtgctcacagaccacgttggcgtcttccagatcaaagtacatgtcactcagcgtcccccactggtctccatgcagcacctccacccggccagagcatctgttcgtcccatcaaccaatcgaggtccatgtttccctgtattggaaacgaatccaaatccaaataatttataaatcatcctctgcatagaaacagcaaaatagaaaatgggtataaaagttgaatcttatgtacacgattatctatccatactttacacaaattatctatcaaaaaacaattagaattaccacagcaacacaaaagcaaaatactgcagatgttggaaacctgaaataaaacagaaaatattggaaatactgagcagggctagcagcatctgtggagagagcaagagagttatgtttcaggtctgtgtactttcatcacaataattactacaggacctctttaagaagttggctgaacactcaaaaattaacagctcttcttgcaaacgctaatcgattgttggtctttatctcttggattttggaatgtaaacgatgaaggatgtgatgattcagttgtatctgttgtcacgtttgggcacggcacttcacaaaaccattggctgtggaggttgttcaggacagTGTCACTAGAATGGCAACAATGCTTTAAACGGTACATTATGAAgataagttgcataaactttgtttgtaatagatttagtttagaaggattacagcttatctagttgatgtgtttaaaatggttaaggggtttgatagatgagctatagaagatctggagaacaaatacaaaacaagcccatttcggagctgcttttctttatgcggatgtggacatctctggcagaggtggcagttattgctcaactctatttgcccttgaaaccggtgtcaggaccgtcctcttgaactgcaattgcctgcatggggaatgttcttctgcaatgcagtaaggtagagttaaggcaaagtgtgcaagcatagactgtacctttagctgcatgtgttgtcagcagagtgggaagtttggaatttggtaattagtggctaagacttAAATCTAGCCGTAACATTTAGCAATTCGCttggaattaaaaaccaaactgcaaggcagttcattgttcgcagttaacagggtaagtcaggttagcagtaagctgtcaatcagctgtgattgtgcgaactcgggtaattactgtcagctggaaactgtctGGACTGTTGTATCTCGAATGTGCCTCAAAAAGCATATAAtattggacgtcattgcaagatgatttgagtaaaggagcaagatgttactgcacctatacagggctttggtgagaccacacctagagcattgtgtgcagttttggtctccttatctgaggaaggatgcccttgccattaagagtgtgcaaagtagatttacaaggctaattcctgggatggcaggattcacgtatgaagagagatcggatcgactcggactatattcactagagtttagaagaatgagagaggatctcagagaaacctataaaactcgaacagtactagacaggctacatgcagggaggatgttcccgatggctggagagtccaaaaccacgggtcacagtctccggatatggagtatgctatttagaaccgagatgaggagaaatgtcttcactcagaaggtggtgaacctgtggaattctctaccacagaaggcagtggatgacagatctctaaatatattcaagaaggagatagatatctttcttaatacaaaaggaatcaagtgatatggggaaaaacgggaacagagtactgaattagatgataggccattactttttttgaatggcggagcaggctccaaagggctgtctggcctacgcctactcctattttctatgattctatatttagaCTTCTGGTAAGGCAGAGTGTAAacaaagattgcaatgttaactgaatacattatgaacatagtgggaagttagagtttgctcagagtaagaattcggtgcagaggggtaaAAGGaagtattttttattctttcacagggggtgggaatttcgggctcggacagcatttattaccaatcccgaactgcccttgcaaagatggtggtgagccgccttcttgtaccactgcagtgcatgcgctttcagtacactcacagtactgttagcaagggacttccaggatttgacccagcgacagtgaaggaccggttatatagttccaaattaggatggtgtgtgcttcggaggagaacatgcagatggtgttcccatgcatctgctgtcctcgtccttctaggtagtagagggtgagcgttcggatggaggtgttctgttttgtctgttaaactggagtcagtgactagAGCAACCGGTTTAAAAGAGCGCCACAGCCAGCAGTAGCACAgcctattggaaggggctgagagACAGACACCTGGCAAATAGAGGGAcaaactcactcagtgaagcaattgtcaggtcagagtgtgagagggcgtgggtaagttgtaaatacgGACTATGTTAATTGAtgagtgcttagtgtttcggcgttagctaaccagtaaaatagtgttaaagctaaaatgcatcaacaaataattttacctctaaaataaagacagactaagttctggcagagcaggtttttttctggatattggaatttgtCGAGAATGGAACTGAACCGAGGGAACTTGTCTGTagtagatatctcaacctggaacctctctggctcaggatcatagagctgttgtgggaattggaaAAACACCAACACATATGATagcaagaagagtatttgacagtttgctgcagatttcagtcacaccttgtcgagagctgcaggatcagaatgaggttgttgcagcttatagtgtaCAGATTtgaaatccagatgtaatggagaacgaggatatacagaagtgaacaggaacaaagtACTGTCTATTTGTGAAGATCAGGATGAAGACTGTTAGAAGGACAGCCAcaatgttgaccgtgatacctttgaataggaagctgttcaaaaggaggaggagtggtgcataatgtgatacttttaagtgattcaataattagggcattaacagtcccacacagtattttcccaacttgtgcgaagtgagggttatctcaaatcagaaTGCAAGATTGGGgtggaaatatccagtcgttgtggaccaaTTAGGCATAAACAACATtgcaaagagtaggcaagaggttcttttcggagagtaccaggagctgaaatataaaagaagatctcaaggattataatatctggattattatacaagccgcttgcacattggcataggaaaaataaacgatcagggagatgaacacgtgcttgaaggttatgatgttggaaagaggtgttacctTTCAAAGGacctggcacctgtactgggatattaaagaactattctgttggaatgtgaagcacctgaatcgggttgggatcagggtcccagaataaaggataaatagggttgttacaggaaccttaaactagtaaatgggtgaggggaggctggtggggggcggggtgagggggtagagcacagttgtaaatgtagcatatctaggtgctacagggaaatagaaaactaaaatattcaacatttgagtcagaccattttacggttttacatcacgtgcctttgcgctgagaacagcagttgctttcttgaaaaagcagttgttagaaatactgacagaccacgacgttttgggccatgtactctgcccattgtctggagaaataattgtaattggtggaagcagtctgtttatatgcagtgcagaacgggaatgtgggcaggatcttactactgataggttattacatgttcttgttctgttttttcttggtcagttaattatattccatgagaggtcagtatatgccattattcttgctgctgattcgtcagttattgtgcatcgtggcaagtcaatccatgctactgttctggtcgtggtttgttggctgcacagcaggtgcttgtgcgtttctcgaggagggaaaccctgatattcacCGAGGAACAGGTCACTGTTAGGGGGAAGGTCTTGTGTTTATCGGTCTCCATAGCTTCCTtgacgcagtgaacggcacaagcctgccatcaaggaagctcaactcaatgaccaccgcattgaatggtccaattccaaactcaacctcatctattatggactggcgtgCACGACACAAgaacatcataagtataaaagagaccaaaaacatgcaaaaatacaaaaagaaaaatgcacagatcttcgtgaatggcagagatacaaagaatagcaaaggatgacaaaacagttcgcaagagctacaaaacttttacaataacttcagaaatatattgtcattaaaagcaatgtggtctcattacaatgacagttgtgatattataaatgaaaataaggaaatggcaggaattatgcataatttcgttgcatcagtatttacatggacacaacttttattaaggttctttgttgccgcagtcggacaaatgctgccctgacattgagggcagtcactgtcatctgGAATGCAGCTTTATCATACATGTTTGTACAAAGGGTGTGATGTGGTCTGAAGCTGAGGggtccgacaaacccaaactgagcatcagtgagtagtttattggtaagtactgcttgatagcgctgtaaacaacaccttccgtccctttgttaatgattgagagcaaactgctggatcagtaattagaaaattgcaattgtcacactgctatttaaagaaaggTTAGCGAGAGAACCAAGGCaattatagattggttagcctaacagcagttgtcaggaaattactagagtgtacatttgaagatggagtgtctgatcaccttgaaaagtgacagccaatcagagagagccagcgtggatttgtaaaaggtagatcatgcttgatgaacctgatcaaatattttgtggaggtaactaaagtagagaacaggggaacctgaatggatgttatt encodes:
- the LOC137359218 gene encoding scavenger receptor cysteine-rich type 1 protein M130-like; protein product: MLPKFVSSANFEIVSLCDLDWDLKDANVACNLLQCGVAVSVPRYAHFGEGIGLVRSDIFDCTGNETSLLDCRLFQGNQQECSHRNDASVICSGKHGPRLVDGTNRCSGRVEVLHGDQWGTLSDMYFDLEDANVVCEHLQCGTVTSIPGGAHFGKGAGPVWKESYRCRGNETRLWECPVSSWDQFSCSHENDASVICTDENWSLILTNGGSWCDGRVEIYYNGSWGRLQDRHWTLNDANVVCTQLGCGEATAAYNYSKDGESEGPIWVNDVQCEGNELQLQNCILFTLNSSLTDSMDVGVLCSGSSPSNQQSSHLSSERNH